A stretch of Halostagnicola kamekurae DNA encodes these proteins:
- a CDS encoding ribonuclease P protein component 4 yields MSIAAERIDRLHELARAAAARSDDERAREYVRLARRVAERNRLQLPRTFRRFTCDRCDRYVRPGTNARVRLRDGHVVITCTCGSHARYPYGDAGGNEGTENTDGAESE; encoded by the coding sequence ATGAGTATCGCCGCCGAGCGCATCGATCGACTGCACGAGCTCGCTCGAGCGGCGGCCGCGAGGTCCGACGACGAGCGCGCTCGCGAGTACGTCAGACTCGCGCGCAGAGTCGCAGAGCGCAACCGACTGCAACTGCCGCGGACGTTTCGCCGGTTCACCTGCGATCGGTGTGACCGATACGTTCGCCCGGGAACGAACGCTCGGGTTCGGTTGCGAGACGGTCACGTCGTAATTACGTGTACGTGCGGTTCGCACGCCCGATATCCGTACGGCGATGCCGGTGGGAACGAGGGGACGGAAAACACCGACGGGGCCGAGTCCGAATGA
- a CDS encoding YhbY family RNA-binding protein: MDRQERKRKAHDLDVTVWVGKSGIDAVVDELNDQLADRELVKVKFLRAARAGSSTEEKAADLADRVNATVFDTRGHTAVMYR, translated from the coding sequence ATGGATCGACAGGAGCGAAAACGGAAGGCCCACGACCTCGACGTGACCGTCTGGGTCGGGAAAAGCGGAATCGACGCGGTCGTCGACGAACTCAACGACCAGCTCGCGGATCGCGAACTCGTCAAAGTCAAGTTCCTCCGTGCCGCTCGAGCGGGCAGTTCGACCGAAGAAAAGGCGGCTGATCTCGCCGACCGCGTGAACGCGACGGTGTTCGATACGCGAGGTCACACCGCAGTGATGTACCGATGA